A stretch of DNA from Ciona intestinalis unplaced genomic scaffold, KH HT001064.1, whole genome shotgun sequence:
CCTTGTAACCGCGGTAAACACTTTGTATCTTGATCGCTGCGTTGGTTTTCGTGTCTGTGAGTTATATGTggttatatgatgtttatgttatgacatcatagttacCTGTTTGTTTTCTATGTTTCCTGTATCGTGATTGGATGACGGAAGCTGCTTCTACTTCTACTTTGCCGTATTCAACCTAACGTTCAACATTGTGATGTTGGATgagcatggcggggcaacaacagtcgttataacacgggtgttctgtttcatacacctcgtgcccgcttacaagttaccacgtatgtaacttatttatccttgcatggcggggcaacgacggtcgttataacacgggtgttctgtttcatacacctcgtgcccgcttacaagttaccacgtatgtaactttgtgggtgattgtttttctgtatggtggACAAtgtgaacaacccattagtgaccactgggttggagcaattgccgttaagtgtcttgcttaaggacATATACgtttacaatggtagcaacgttaAGCCTTGAACTCGTATCATCCGATCTAGTGGATGCGCTTACCACAATCAACAATATTACCTTGgtgttaactttttttctcGCTGCATATCCACGGTAACGTGATTGTATCTTCGTTGCAGCAACATCGAGGTTCTATGATGTCAACAGTTATTACAAAGatgcattatgatgtcatacacaCCTCTATTTACACCCATTGTTAAGTAAGAATCAATTGTTAGAACACACATGTCATTGTTACAACTCCACACTTAATATTcaccattatgatgtcataatcacctCCTCATTCTCGTCATAAACAATCCCTCATTGTTTATCTgattgttataataataataactttgattTGTGTCCACGATTACGGCAGCAAAGATTAAAGAccggatatagcgacaaaagtcgttgaaacaaacaatattttcccaCCTGTTTATCGGTCAGTcgtattttataatgtttccGTGTTTTGTAACCTCGGTAACGGGATTGTATTTTCGTTGCGGCAACACTTTGCTTGGCTTTGCTGCCGAACATAAAATAACGatgtaaacatagaaataacaagaACATAGAGAtcttacatttgtttaactttcctctcatgtttatattgtttgtacGAGGTTTGTATTTTGATCGCGGCGTCTTCGTATTTGTTCTGCGAGAATATTTCTGCGTCTGTTCGTCGATATTTCTTGTGAGCCGTCTGTAATGTTTGAAGGATTGGTCGAACGAATGTTAATTAACTTATTATTCATATGAGGGTTATTCatgtttattcaaatatcttaatcTGTGATTATTTATTAAGAGACAATCACTTATCAATGTTTGTGGTTTCTATGATTGTTTCATGCATTGGTTGgtcttttatgttttataatctGGATATAGGCCACAGTtacccatcaccccaacattttCCATACACATTGTACAACATCGCAAACTAACTTACCCCAAAGTAACTATCCCCGTCAATCCTTTCCTTGATTTCCCCCGATGGATAAATAACAGATTTATCGCTGGCTGCAACGAAACttggttaatatttaaaataaataaaccttctACTTACATTCTCGCTCCGTAAGCAGTTGGTTGAAATATCTCGATGCGAACGTCACAATATCCAGCGGTTGTTCGCGCATTACTTCGGTCGCGAAACATTCAAGCAACGTTGAAAATCCATTGGGAACCCGAAGTTTGGCCGCCAATATCGAAATgttcattttaactttaaaatatttggtttcaATGT
This window harbors:
- the LOC100179428 gene encoding sperm surface protein Sp17: MNISILAAKLRVPNGFSTLLECFATEVMREQPLDIVTFASRYFNQLLTERESSDKSVIYPSGEIKERIDGDSYFGTAHKKYRRTDAEIFSQNKYEDAAIKIQTSYKQYKHERKVKQIKAKQSVAATKIQSRYRGYKTRKHYKIRLTDKQNLDVAATKIQSRYRGYAARKKVNTKVEYGKVEVEAASVIQSRYRKHRKQTDTKTNAAIKIQSVYRGYKVRNDRKKQ